The genome window GCAGGAAAAGCTCCAACATCATCCGCAGGCTGAAGCGACCCAAAGGCACATCCTGCACACTCACCTGCACCCCCTGTCGTTCCACCAGATAATCGATACCGGTCTGCCCTTGCGCCAGCGCCTCGGCGAACACCTGTGAGTACGCCTTGCCTTCAGTGGTGCACTGGACGCCCTGTTGCGGCTGTAGCGAATAGCCCGCTGCATCGCCGTTTGGCGTATAGCCGCCCACACAGCGAATGTGGTCGTTCAGCCGCAGACCGGCGGCCAGACCGGGCCAGTGCGGCGGCGTGGCATAGCTGACTGTGTACATCTTAAGCTCGCTGCGCCACATCATAACGAAGCCGGGGAAAGGCTGACCGAGCGCGAGTCCCACGCGCACTCCCTGGGCCAGCCCGGCCAGAAACACGACCAGCATGGCAACCGGCAGCGCCCGCTGCAAGAAACGAAACGGCAGTGTCAGTCTTGCGGGTTGGGGAGCGGCGGCAGTCATCCCGAATTTGCCTTCCTCAAACTCTCGAGCAGGTGCAGTTTGGCCAGGATCATAGCTTGACTCAATCCAGGGTGCGCTTCGCGCAACCCCAACTTTTCATAGATCGCTTCCAGGTGGCCGCTTACCGTCTTGGCGCTCAAACCCAGTTCATCTGCGGCCTGCTTGTGTGTACGGCAGGTGCCCACGGTATCGAACACACGTCGTTCTGGCTCCGAAAGCGTTCGCAACTGCGCTATCGCCAATTCAATCGCCGATCGTTCCTCATCGCTGAGCGTGGACAGCACCAGATCGAAGGCCGTGCGGCGCACCATCTGCACGCCGTCGCGCAAGTCCAGGGGTGCTGAACCACTGGCGACCTTGTGGATCGCGCCCAGCAACTCATCGGGCTTGGAGCCTTTGAGCAAGTAAACGATGCGGCCCTGGCTCTCTGTCGCCAGTTGCACGACTTCAGGGCCGCGGTCGGCATAGCCAGAGTAGAAAACGATGCCGATGTGCCGATAACGTTGGCGCAGCAACCGGGCTGCCTCGACGCCTGTATGCTGGCTGAACGCCGGCATCTGGCCGGGTCGCTCTGGCACGACGATATCGAGCACGGCCACATCGGGCGGATTGGCTGCGGCTGCGACCAGCGCCGCTTCCAAACAATCCACCGCCTCGACCACCATGCCGTATTTGGCAAGGTACTGGCTGATAGTTTCGCTGACGGTCCAGTGGTCTTCGAGAAGCAGAACTCTGAGAGCTTGGGACATGTACGACTACCTCTCATTGTAGACAGCAGCCAGACAAAATCAACGGTCTTTTTGCGGTGCGAGCGTAGGGTGCTTGACGGTGCAGCGAAGCAGTCACCTGACCGGCTTCGTAGCGAATCTTACGCTCCGCCGAGCGGGTTTGTCAAAGACCAGGTAACAAAAAGGGCCTCGCCGCGGGAGATGCGGCGAGGCTCTTCCTTTCAACCCAACCAATCTCCGTCAGTTCAACACCGTCTCCACCCCCGGCAACTCCACCACAATCGGCAACTCCACCGGCTGCAACGCCGCCTCCAGCACCTGCTCGATGTGCTCCACCGGCACGAACTGCATCGCCTCGGTCACATCCGTGGGCAAATCCTCCAGGTCGGCCTCATTGCGCTGCGGCAGGATCACCGTCTTCAGCCCGGCCCGGTGCGCCGCCAACACCTTCTGCTTCAGCCCGCCGATGGGCAGCACCTGCCCGCGCAGCGTGATCTCGCCCGTCATCCCCACATCCGCCCGCACCGGCCGGCCCGTCAGCAGGCTGGCCAGGGCCGTCGTCATCGTCACACCGGCGCTGGGGCCATCCTTGGGCGTGGCCCCCGCCGGGACATGCAGATGGAAATTCGAGTTCTCGAACAGGTCGGGGTCGATGTCCAGGGTCTCGGCATTGGCCTGCACCCAGCTATAGGCAATCCGCACCGACTCGGACATCACATCCCCCAACTGCCCGGTGATGGTGAAATTGCCCTTGCCCCTCATGCGCGTGGCCTCGATGAACAACACATCGCCGCCTACGGGCGTCCAGGCCAGGCCGGTGGCCACACCGGGGCGCTCGGTGCGCAGCCCGGCATCGAAGAAAAACTTGGGCTTGCCCAACAACTCGCGCACTTCTTTGGACGTAATCGCCAGCGTCATCACCTCATTGGCAGCGATCTTCACCGCCACCTTGCGGCAGACCTGCCCGATCTCGCGCTCCAGATTGCGCACCCCCGCCTCGCGCGTGTAATCGCGGATGATGGCGCGCAGTGCATCCTCGCCGAAAGCGATCTCCTCCTCGCGCAGCCCGTTTGCCCGGCGCTGGCGGGGAACCAGGAAGCCTTCGGCGATGCGCAACTTCTCGTACTCAGTATAGCCTTCGAGGGCGATGATCTCCATGCGGTCGCGCAACGGATCGGGGATCGTCTCCAGCGTGTTGGCGGTGGTGATGAAGATCACGTCGCTGAGATCGAAATCGACATCCAGATAATGATCGCGGAAGGCATTGTTTTGCTGCGGGTCCAGCACCTCCAGCAGGGCCGAGCTGGGGTCGCCGCGCCAGTCCGAGCCGATCTTGTCCACCTCGTCCAGCATGAAGACCGGGTTGCGGGTGCCGGCCCGTTTGATCGCCTGGATGATGCGGCCGGGCATGGCCCCAATGTAGGTGCGGCGATGCCCCCGGATCTCAGCCTCGTCCCGCATCCCGCCCAGGCTCATACGCGTGAACTGGCGCCCCAGGGCGCGGGCGATGCTCTTGCCCA of Caldilineales bacterium contains these proteins:
- a CDS encoding response regulator transcription factor translates to MSQALRVLLLEDHWTVSETISQYLAKYGMVVEAVDCLEAALVAAAANPPDVAVLDIVVPERPGQMPAFSQHTGVEAARLLRQRYRHIGIVFYSGYADRGPEVVQLATESQGRIVYLLKGSKPDELLGAIHKVASGSAPLDLRDGVQMVRRTAFDLVLSTLSDEERSAIELAIAQLRTLSEPERRVFDTVGTCRTHKQAADELGLSAKTVSGHLEAIYEKLGLREAHPGLSQAMILAKLHLLESLRKANSG
- the lon gene encoding endopeptidase La, giving the protein MLRDLLSPQRSGQDEKNLASILPADVPILPLRNLVALPMAVIPLAVGIPRSIRLIEDAMISTRLIGLATMKDPEIEEPAPDEVHETGTIALIHKVVHTDEGGLQVIVQGLEKFRVEAWTATDPYLKARVKLVAEEAEESLEATALRQNLLQLAIEVADLLPNVPEGAAAFLEQVKDNRQLVYLIAANVQMELAQEQAILEADSINEKMLRLCTVLSHEKEVLSLRRKIAEEASEEMNKTQREYFLRQQIEAIRKELGESDEQEMETAEYRRKIEEAKMPEEAEKEALRELKRLESMPPQAAEHSVIKTYLDWLVELPWNSFSEDNLEIPHARQVLDEDHYDLQKVKDRILEFLAVRKLVQERGITPEEGYQSDAQEAMGAILCFVGPPGVGKTSLGKSIARALGRQFTRMSLGGMRDEAEIRGHRRTYIGAMPGRIIQAIKRAGTRNPVFMLDEVDKIGSDWRGDPSSALLEVLDPQQNNAFRDHYLDVDFDLSDVIFITTANTLETIPDPLRDRMEIIALEGYTEYEKLRIAEGFLVPRQRRANGLREEEIAFGEDALRAIIRDYTREAGVRNLEREIGQVCRKVAVKIAANEVMTLAITSKEVRELLGKPKFFFDAGLRTERPGVATGLAWTPVGGDVLFIEATRMRGKGNFTITGQLGDVMSESVRIAYSWVQANAETLDIDPDLFENSNFHLHVPAGATPKDGPSAGVTMTTALASLLTGRPVRADVGMTGEITLRGQVLPIGGLKQKVLAAHRAGLKTVILPQRNEADLEDLPTDVTEAMQFVPVEHIEQVLEAALQPVELPIVVELPGVETVLN